Within the Phalacrocorax aristotelis chromosome 13, bGulAri2.1, whole genome shotgun sequence genome, the region TGGGTGCTCTGCCTGTGATGTTCTTCTGACAGCTGCTGTCATactttgggcagcagcagcagcaagcctTGTGTAGAAGCTGCATGGTTACTGTGTGAGGGAGTGCTGCTTTAGCATGAGTACAAAAGAAGGAGCTTTTGATGTATTTGAACAATCCATACAGGGAAAATGCATAGGCACGGGAAGGGGAGAAGCTAGGAGTTGCTGGAAAGTACCTGACACCGGGTGTGCCTGAAGGCAGGGGCAGCCAGCGATGTGccttcagctgcatttctggtTCCCCCAGTAGGAGGAAGACAAGTCTATTCCCTTTCCTAACAAATTGCCATCCCTAATCTTGTTCTCAAAACAAGATTCCTGTAAAAATCCTGGATTTTAAGGCTAGAGGGTGCATCATTGTGCTAGAGCCTGGCTTGTGAAGCCTGGAGAAACCTGCCACTGATGGCAGATCCAGGCGTGTGTTTCCTGGTTTGATCAAATTGTGTAGGTTTTGCTGATAACTTAGATGTCAAAGTCAGGTTTTGAAGATGTGATCTGCATTTGAAATAACTTGCTGAAACGTGTGCTGTGGATAGCCGTGTTTCTAGGAATGTGAGCCCTCTGATGTGAGCTAGTTCATGCTCCCTATTTTACTTGCTTGGTCTAAAGATACTTGTAGGGGCAGACTCCCACATCAGGAGGCAGTTGCTAAGTCATCTGTCAGCTTTCATATGGGTAGAGTCACCTTGAAGTTCTTCAGCCTAAGAAGTCTGACACaactattttaatattcttaCTGTTACTTGACCAAAATATTAGGTCTTCTAATTACATGACCTACTGTTCATCATCGTCCAAGACCGTGGATCTCGTTCTTGCTCAGTTCGATGCCAGAGTACCGTCCTTGCCACTTGCAGCACTGGCATTTCATCAGATGGTGAAAGCGTGCGTGACTGATActtggtctggtttttccaacAGCCTTGTTGAGCACCTCAAGCTACTACACTTTGGAAGAGTATTTTATATCTTTGTACTAATCCTTCAGTATTTGCATAGCAACTCCCttgtgaagggaaaaaactaTGTACAGCTCATGTCTGGTTGATACCAGCCGCAGCTAACCAAAACAAGTCCATTTCAAATGGGCAAGTagttaaaagcagaaaaggaaaaaagcacgtttttttcctattagaaCACACATGCAGACAGCTAAACTGAGACCAAAACATCTGGAACTCATCATATTCTGCCTGCAGGATGTTTCTGCTGGTTGGTGCTTGTGTGCTATCGAGGTGTTTGGTCGGAAAAGGCTGAATGTTGCCACAGTATTGTTCGTTAACACGCTGCACCCAGTTTTTAAGGGCAGCGTGGGCCCTCTTTCCCGTTGTTGAGGGATATTGGGTGCATTGGGCTCAAGGGGAGGAGCTGTGTGCTCTTCCCGAGCTTTCAGACCGTGGTGGTTTAAATTATGCAGATTGAGTACATATGCTGTTGCAAGAGACACCAAGGGAAGGACCCGCTCGTGAAGTGGTGGATCTCCATACCCTCATGTGTCAGGTACTGGTTTGCTGAATGCCACGCTGAATCTAGGCTCCAGAAATGGCTGTGTCCTCTCAGTAGAGATCCAAAGCTACTGGAGATACTTCGGCTATTTTGCAGCTCCTCCAAATACCTTCAGAAGTCCCTTTGATCCCAGCAAACGCTTGGTGATTCCAGCAAACGCTTGGTTGGTTGCTCTTGTGAGAGAGGTGCTCAGTTTGGTTTCAGGTGGGTGAGGGGGCACAGAGCACAGGCATGTATGGCCAGGTTACACATCTGGATGTCACTAAGTACTTGTCACTTCAGAGGAAGTCAGTGACAAAGCTTCAGAGGAGGTCATGCCGTACAGTATGGCTGATCTGGCCAAAGTGGCCACACCTCTGCAAGCTCAGTGTGCCCACAGCACGCAGTGGAGAGCATCTGAGAAGTTCCTCTTCCCGTGAGTGTCTTGGGCACTGGAAGCACCTCTGGTGCACCTCTGTCCCTGCTGGGTCTCCACGGCCGCCCACCCTTGGGCGGCTGAGGCAGCTGGTGAGCCCTCTGCTACCCTGTCTCCTCAGGGCTTGTTCTGTCCCATCACAGCCTTTGGTGTCCTAGTTCTGCCCTGCCTGagacagcagccctgcagcccctgccgcTCCCCGCCGCTCTCCCGTCTGGGGCAAGAGCTGCTGCCGGGGGGTGATGCTGGGACCCGCCCTCTGCCTCTTTCGGCTGTTAAAAACCTGCTTTGGCATCTGGCTTTGTGCCTGTGATGTGAACTGGGGCTGTGGTGTCTAACAGTaggaggcagggagcaggggtggCAGCACCCCATGCTGGGCACCCTGGGATCCCCCCCAGCAGTTGCCTCTGCTGCCTGGGGTGCCACCGCTGTTCTGGGGTTTATAAAGGTGTTTCCCAACACAAGTGAAGCATGCCCAGAAAAAGGAGCTCTTGGAGCTGGGAATGAGGAGAGCTTGGAGGCTGCTGGTATTGGGATCCAAAGGATTCAAATCAGCTTTCCAGCCAGGTATTTCCCATCTTACCAGTCACCAGGATATAAATATCAGAAGCAGTTTCTTGATGGTGGCTGCCTCTGGTCTGAGGTAGAACCATCACTGTGGTGTGAGAGCATCCAACAACCAGCATCCAGGTTggaggtggaggaaggaggCCCAGGAGCTGGCCTTTGTTCACACAATGTGGGTTAAtggcaaaaataaaggaagaaaacccccCTGACCTGCcttgggggtcccaggggtgaCAGCAGCAGGCTCAGCTGGCTGCGGCTGCTGGGCAAGGTCAAGGCTGAGGGATAAACCCTGACCGGTGTTCTGTGCCGAAGACACAGGCTCGAGGCTGACGGCTGAGCAAGTGTGTGAAGCTCTGGGCTGCTGTGtggaaggaaatgagaaagcagcagtggGTTTGCAAGAGCAAGCTCATCAGACATGAAAATGAAGAGGAGATTCGAGCATGTCAGAGGCAGGAAACCTGCAGCTAAGGGGGTTCCTGCTGCACCAGCCTCTAggtgcagaggaaagaaaggaaagtatGTCACCCAGCAGCAAAATTGCTTCTGCACCAGTTTTCACCACAGTGGGAGCTTCAGGCACTTTCCCCAGGCCATGCTTTGCTGGTAAGAGGCTGTTGAAAGTGAAGGCTCAGGCATGTTGCTGTTCTGAGGTATTTGTGCTGCTTTTAAGGCTCCCTCTAGCCCAAAGGTGTAGCTTAGATTGGGGTTGGACAAAGAGTATTTGCATTCTGTGTTTTTGGATCATCTAGTCCTGGCCTGGACCCATTTCCTTCTCCATTGCTCCTAGAACAGCAGTTGTGatgttaaacatttttaaacctcTAGGGCTCATTAATTTGCCCTAAGTGAGTTGGCCGAGGACCAGACTTGACCCCCGACTGTCAGCTCACCCCAGGTTGGGGAAAGCTGGTGCCAGGGCCCGAGGCAAAGGCCGTGTCAGGAGCAaaaccccctccccccccgccagGCTGTGGTGGGTGGAAACCTGCCCTGCGGTTGCAGCTGGCAGTTCACAATTTATTCACAGTCCCTCAACTGTGAATGAGAAGTCCTTTAATTAAGATTATAAATGGTATTGCTGCATGTCTAGCAGGATCCTGTTTTATTGACCTTAAACCCAGTACAATCCATATgttaaaaggtttaaaaatcAGCTACTTCGGATGCAGTATGAGGCTGGTTTCCTCCTGGCTGCTGTTCTGCTGGTCCCAAAAAGCAGACGCGTTGAGTTACGAGTGGGTGAGAGCACAAGGGTCTGCGTCACAGGCCCAGTCCTGCATGGACACCCCACCCCTAAAAAGTTTGTGCATGAAGTTGAGGCATCTGGGCTGCATCAGCTCTTCCCCTACCTGGGCCAGGTTTCAGCTTCTTGGGCATTTGCATCccatttccctgctgctgtgggagcaCAGATGGAGCAGGGCCCTGTTGCAGCCCACGGGGCAGGCCGGGCTCCTTCGATGTACAGCCTCTACTTTCTtctcccatgggtgctgggtgctgcttgGGGTGCTCAAATATCACATCCCAAAGTGCCTGGCTTTGGGGAGGAGGGGCCCTCAGGCAGCCCCTTCCTCTAGCATCCGTGCGTGCCTGTTCCCACCTTGGTCTCAGCTGTCCTGTCTCCAGGTCAGTggcccccagctcccacagcatcGATGAATGATCGTGGCTGAAACCAGATGAACGCTGCAGCGAGAGCCGGGCATCTGCCCCGGGGCTGCAGCCAAGCAGCACCCtgccctcagctgctcttcGCCCCCTTCTTTGCAGGGCCGAGCTCAGGGGCAGCGGTCTCTGTCAGGAGGAGGTAGGAGCTGATGGCTTCCCGCAGGCCCAGGCTGATGGGAGagtcctcctccttctcttccagcGGGGATGTAGACTCCGACAACAGGAGGGAGCTGCATGAGGGCGGATGGGGCGGTCGCTGGGCAGCCCCCAGACGTCCAAATGTCTGGCGGGGCGGCGAGGGGAGCCCCAGCCCCTTCTCCAGCTGTCCCTACCTGTCGATCTTGTCCCAGTTGAGTGATGGCTTCTTCACaacagcaggcagggcagggactgGGGCCGCCCTCACCCCTTCCAGGGCACAGGGCTCCCTGAGtgggcagcacagcccctctCCGAACTCTGGGCAGGGAGCCGGCAGGGTCAGCAGGGTGCCCCCACCTGCACCCCAAGCCCGGGGGcaccttcccccctccctccctccctccctgcagggtgCAGAACGttcccccccacacacccagactggcagggctggtggggtgTTACCAGAGTAGTGGTCCACCAGGTCGTGCAGGTTGGGGAAGGTGAGCCGGGGTGAGATGTAGAGCCAGCCGTTTTCCAGGCGGTGGATGCGGTAGTGTGTCACCAAGTCCCAGGCGGCACGCTCGCTGCGGCGCACCGATAGCGAATAGCAGCCTGCCGGGGCGTGGGGCGAGGGGTGTGTGGCCGGGCTGCCGTGGGCACCCACCCCACTCAGCCTCACTGCCCTGCACTCTCCCGCAGCAGGGATTTCATCACCCCATGGGAGTGGCCAGCAGTACTCCTCCCCATGGGACTGCATGGCTGCGAGCATCCCTGTGCCAGCCCCATGCCTTGAGCACCTCTGAACTTGGGGATGCGGGACTGCCAGGACATGGGGTGACcttgggcagctgcctgccatgTCCCATGTGCTCTTAGCACTGGCTGCTGTGGCTCTGTGCCCAAGTTCCCACTGTCAGGTGTcgtgccagccccagccccacagccccctcggtgcccaggcagctgcagggccaCGCAGCACCATGCTAGTGCATCAGCTGCGTGGACTTCAGCACCCAGAAGGCTCTACTTGCGGGGTCCCCTCAGCACCTCATTGTGATGGGGgctcagttttatttcagaggCTGAGCCTTTTTGCTCCTCTGCTTAATCAAAAGCTACAGGAAGCCtgctggtgtttttttcccttttgatgCCCTGTGGCAGAGGCTCAGCATGGAGCCAGGAAACCACTGTGGGGCAGGCTGTTGCCACCAGGTGTGAGGAATGGAAGATCAGCCCCCGCTGGGGCCCCACTCATGCCCTTGGCACCCCAGTGGGGATGGCTGGGAGACAGTACGGGGGATGGGGCCTGAGGGCTCTCACCTTGCCTGGTCTGGCTCTCCCGTATCAGGAAGGACCCGCTGTGGTTGCCTTGCcggagcagcagctcctctgccttCTGCCGGCTGACACCCTCGTACAGCCAcctgtgcaggcagcagatGCTGGCACAGCCTTTCCTGGCTGTGCAGGGACACCCAGTGCCCCAGGTCCTGTCCTGCCCTGGCCAGGGTGGAGGGGACAGCTTGGGGTGCCGCAGCATATGTCCTGGGGACACCCTGGCACACTGTGCCACCTCCCCAAGCCCCAGTGCTGCTCCATGGCCCAGGGAGAAAGGGCAGGACATCCCAGCATGGTGACTGGGGTTTGGCCAGGATTTCTGCGGGAGGGCCATGTACCCTGGAACCGACACTTCCCAGCATTTACCTGTGCCTGACCTTGGCTACGCAGCTGCTGGGGATGTGGCACTCCTTGCCAGACACCTTGGATGCCACCAGCCACCAGTCCCCGTCCCTGCGGGGAAGGGGAATGAGCCATCTTGAGGGGCTGAGGCTGGTGGGAGCAGGAAGGGGACCCCACAAGGACAGGTGCCACCATCATGGCCCCACAGGCTGCACACTGCTCGGTAGTGCCCGCTCAGTGTGGGGACTTACTCGGAGAGGATGTGGAGCTGTTCCCCCATCCTCAGGACAGCGGCTGACCCCGCACTGGAGGGGAAGTCACAGAGGGCCAGGGCCAGGAAGCcgctgggggctgtggggaaggTGAAGGGGCTCAGagctcccccagcaccacccagccccagctggggcagggggatggtgcatgctgggggatgctggcagctgccaggcGCTTACCTGCCTGTGTGGGCTGCATGGTGCCAGTAACTGCAGGGGGGATGCCGAGTGGCTTCTCCCGGCTGGGCAGACTCCCCATCCCTTGGGGGGGTCAACACAAGCCACTGGCCCCTGCCCTCAGCTGCCGccagctgggagggaaggagaggctcAGGCCTAGCACCAGCAACACCGgggccctgggcagaggggaTGGCACCCCCCTGTATGGAGCCACAAGCCCCACAGCATGGCCATGTTGGGCTGCAGGGTCATGGGTTGCTGGCATTCATGCTGTGCCTCGGGGCAGGGCATTGCCATGGGGAGATGCTAgcgcagcagctcccaggaaaGGCAGGGCCAGGGTTTGAAGAAACCACCTCCCCACAACCCCCcaagggtgggggtgggtgtcTGGGGACCCATGGCCACAGCTGGGGGCTTTCCACTTCCCCAAGGTTGGCAAGCAGCTGGTTCAGTCCAGCGTGGGGGCATGGAGGCCGAATGCCCCCCAGTCTGCGCTCTCCCTTTGTGGGAAGGGGATGGGACTGGGACGCAACTGCACTTACCTGCCTCTTGCTGCTGTCGCCATTATGTGGGTACCATCAGGGGGATGCAGGCATCAGCCGGGCTCATCCCCCAGGTGCTGATCCAGCATGGCATGCACCCCAGTTGCAGAGGGTCCCACTGGTGCAGCGCAACCCCTGCCGTCTCAGGAGCTGCTTGGTTCACCCTTGTTCCGCTGCTCTAGGACTCGGTGTTTTTgagtgctggggctgtgggctgctgctgtttcctgtgACGTGTGCACCCCAGAGCAGGGTTCTCTCTTTTCACTCAGCCAGCCAGTTGCTCAGCTGGGCCCCTCAGTATGGGGCACAAGCCTAAGCAAAGCCCTGAGGACACCCAGGGCACTAGGGTCAGTGCATGGGGCTTGAGGAGGGGTAGCAGAGGAGGGCGGCAGGTGTGTGAGTAGCCCTTGGGGTGGTGCGCCCATAGCATGGCAGGTGGGATACTGCATGGCCATGCACAGGCAGTGCCCCCGCACCCTGCTGCTCCATGCCCAGGTGGGTTTGGtgtgggagcagccccagctcaaTCCCTACACACCCACACCACTCCCCAGCCAGCATCAGCCTCCAGCCAGCCAAGTGCCAGCAGCCACGGCCCTGGGAcacttctcccccccccccaaaaaaaaaaaaaaaaaaaaaaaaaaaaaaaaaaaaaaaaagcatgttgctgcttcattttttccaaGCAACCACTCTTCAgctcaaccagcacccccacccccaccccacttCCCCCCCAAGGCAAGACCTTGGCTTTTGCGCTCAGCAGCTTCTGTGCTGCCATGCTGGGCTGCCCCGGCCATGCCGTGTGGGGCTCACAGCCTGGATGGGCAGTACTGTtgcaccccacccccacccctgcttACCGCTCCCCAGCCTGGGGCCGGCTGCTCGGTGACCTGCCCCAGGAATGGTGCTGCAGCTAAACAGCCTGCAGGTATTTATGGGTTGCCCTTGAAACTGTCCAGTCATAAACCACTGGGACGGTGGAAACACACAGGAAAGAGTTTTTACAAGAGGCTTGTGTGGCTGTTTGGGTTCAGCTACAACAGCTTGGATGTGGCTCCATCTTGGGAAAACCCTCCAAGGATGGCATCTCTCCCCAACACTAAGCCCACAGCTGAACCACCCACCTGGcttaaaaacaaggcaaaaatcCCAATACCAGATCTAAGCCTCCCAAAGCAAAAGTTTTGGCTGTAACTTCTTGCACCATCATCTGGCACCACCAAGGAGCATTTGACTCCGTCTCCTTTCACCAAGGAGCAGGTCCAGCTGTGAGTGTGCCATGTGCGCCAGCCCAGGCAGGTGCTGCCTGTGGCCGCAGTGGGGCCATGGGGCTGAGGTCGGCAGAGTGAAGCTGCTTTCTCGCAAGGACTGTGTTTTTCCCACGTAACGTACGGCACCGTCCAGCAcaagcagcactgcagccaaGCGGCTGCCTGGCAGAAACCTCAGCCCATGGCTGTGAGACGAGTGTCGACCTGTGACTCAGCGAAACCTTCTGCAGCCTTACCCCcatgctgctgaagaaaaggaTGCACGCTTTTACGGACACAAAGGCTTGGCAGCTTGGGCTGGGCACGCCCTGAAGGAGCTCATCCCAAGATTCTGAGCAATTGCGAATTCAGTCCTAGGGGGTTGGGAGAGCTGGAAAGTGCCAGCTCCATCCACCTGCCCACCCCTGGCTGAGCACCCCCTCCCAGGCatgccaactccagctggaaaaaagagGTGTAGGAAACACTCTGGTATTTCAAAGGGAGTGAATCCAACTTCAGTGATGCCCCTCGAGGTGTGGGAATGCACAGCCGTGTCCCGCCCCGCCAGTGGGCGTGCAGCTCACAGCCCAGCAGCTAGTGGGACCAGCACTGATGTGGTTCGGGATCCCAGCCCAGGGAAGCCTGTCCTGAGCTCAAGGTCTGCCCTGGGATTTGGTTGGCATTGCTCTTGTCACCCAAAGAAACACTGTCATTTATTTAACTGATGTCTCAACTTCTATTTAGccttaatttttgtatttttaccaGGAAAAGCACTTGCTTATGTGAAAACAAGTTTACTCTTTACAGTTATCCTCAGGGTAGCAAAATATATGACAACCCTCACCACAAATCCTGCCTTGCTGATGCCTATGAACCACATGGCAACAAAACTCTCCTCTTAACCACCCCCCTTCCAAATTGCTAAAACCTCATGTATTTACACTCCTGCGTTCCTTGTCCATGGGCAGCTGGTAGTTTTGAGCTCTCCTGCTCCACATCATCATAAACAGTACTTGGCGAG harbors:
- the SLA2 gene encoding src-like-adapter 2 → MGSLPSREKPLGIPPAVTGTMQPTQAAPSGFLALALCDFPSSAGSAAVLRMGEQLHILSEDGDWWLVASKVSGKECHIPSSCVAKVRHRWLYEGVSRQKAEELLLRQGNHSGSFLIRESQTRQGCYSLSVRRSERAAWDLVTHYRIHRLENGWLYISPRLTFPNLHDLVDHYSEFGEGLCCPLREPCALEGVRAAPVPALPAVVKKPSLNWDKIDSSLLLSESTSPLEEKEEDSPISLGLREAISSYLLLTETAAPELGPAKKGAKSS